A region of Dermabacter vaginalis DNA encodes the following proteins:
- a CDS encoding pyridoxal phosphate-dependent decarboxylase family protein, whose amino-acid sequence MSTNEQKNELQQDAGERRNDNPDANAPAESPSTAYATRRPSRMLSSVWGDEQHAVEAAQKWAREHTALAHDPKATARSAAELDEAVKALAGDMITEEGIGADRALEIYENILIPATRAADDPMNLAYIPGAPTRAAVAFDNVVSAANVFGGVWEAGAGAIWAENQVLRWLMDLLGWPEESAGAFVSGGTSGNLSALATAREKAREEWAARGVFMDGRPTTGFKVACASSAHSSIRSAARLLDVEVVTVPVDERGHLSGPNLARALDENPGVFAVVASGGTTNAGIVDDIRSVVEVAHARGVWVHIDGAYGGAALAAPSARPRFDGIEQADSFIVDPHKWLFAPYDCCALVYRDPSPAYRAHSQHAEYLDSIVRSDANPSDLAAHLSRRTRGLPLWYSLLTHGTAKYSEAIEKCLSTSRAVRRGIDDIDHLEMVIEPELSVLVFRRPGWTDEQYHEWSQRMARDGVILCIPTKHGGETVLRLVFVNPDTEADRVIAVLRDTMA is encoded by the coding sequence GTGAGCACTAACGAACAGAAGAATGAGCTTCAACAGGACGCGGGCGAGCGTCGGAACGACAACCCGGATGCCAACGCACCCGCTGAATCCCCCTCCACCGCCTACGCCACCCGACGCCCCAGCCGCATGCTGTCGAGCGTGTGGGGGGATGAGCAGCACGCCGTCGAGGCCGCACAGAAGTGGGCGCGCGAGCACACGGCTCTCGCCCATGACCCGAAGGCGACGGCACGCTCCGCAGCCGAGCTTGACGAAGCCGTCAAGGCGCTGGCGGGCGACATGATCACCGAAGAGGGCATCGGCGCCGATCGAGCCCTCGAGATCTACGAAAACATTCTCATCCCTGCGACCCGCGCCGCCGATGACCCCATGAACCTCGCCTACATCCCCGGCGCCCCCACGCGCGCGGCCGTTGCCTTCGACAACGTCGTGAGCGCCGCCAACGTGTTCGGTGGCGTGTGGGAGGCCGGCGCCGGCGCGATCTGGGCCGAAAACCAGGTACTGCGCTGGCTTATGGATCTCCTCGGCTGGCCCGAAGAATCCGCTGGCGCCTTCGTCTCGGGCGGCACAAGCGGCAACCTTTCGGCGCTCGCGACGGCCCGCGAGAAAGCCCGCGAGGAATGGGCCGCCCGCGGCGTGTTCATGGACGGCCGCCCCACAACGGGCTTCAAGGTCGCGTGCGCGAGCAGCGCCCACTCGTCGATCCGCAGCGCGGCGCGCCTTCTCGACGTCGAAGTCGTCACCGTTCCCGTCGATGAGCGCGGCCACCTGAGCGGTCCGAATCTCGCGCGTGCCCTCGACGAGAACCCGGGCGTGTTCGCAGTCGTCGCCTCGGGCGGCACAACTAACGCGGGCATCGTTGACGACATCCGTTCCGTGGTCGAAGTCGCTCACGCACGCGGCGTGTGGGTCCACATCGATGGCGCTTACGGTGGCGCCGCCCTCGCTGCCCCGAGCGCCCGCCCGCGCTTCGACGGCATCGAACAAGCCGATTCCTTCATCGTCGACCCCCACAAATGGCTCTTCGCCCCATACGATTGCTGCGCCCTCGTGTACCGGGACCCGAGCCCCGCCTACCGCGCGCATTCTCAGCACGCCGAATACTTGGATTCGATCGTGAGGTCCGACGCTAACCCGAGCGACCTCGCGGCCCACCTCTCACGACGCACCCGCGGTCTCCCGCTGTGGTATTCGCTGCTGACGCACGGCACGGCGAAGTATTCCGAGGCGATCGAGAAGTGCCTTTCGACCTCGCGCGCGGTGCGCCGCGGCATCGACGACATTGACCACCTCGAAATGGTCATCGAACCCGAGCTGAGCGTTCTCGTGTTCCGCCGCCCCGGCTGGACCGACGAGCAGTATCACGAGTGGTCGCAGCGCATGGCCCGCGACGGCGTGATCCTGTGCATCCCCACCAAGCACGGCGGCGAAACGGTGCTGCGACTTGTCTTCGTCAACCCCGACACGGAAGCGGACCGCGTGATCGCAGTCTTGCGCGACACGATGGCTTAG
- a CDS encoding HNH endonuclease — protein MTATVTEHNATTSRASIVASLDAPTRTDVLNLLLARSEGWQASLTGMLEAFPTALTSNNSHAAAPAHPATTPARVLDGPDLLIRLDVLESLTRIAELTEAVKAHILTELDETDGIGHLSSKEIATNTTSAPSRTEPCERSAAAAAAQSTSEDAAGVDPSAGLDSLSDKDRARVFAVRRALAHEVSLILKQSPYATSVEIARARMLTKNLPTLLSNLEQGRISINETHAITNSLRDATSTHAQMLDAPIARELERSPHAGKSHWRNYTSTALLSLDPQTALEREKKAFTTRRLTLRTLRNGMSSLTLTLRTLDATRIHDLLTHHAARAYNTLNQHEITTAKRKVHNHAQHTTTKLHSLLENGDFTLHHLTNTPHTPESFNAFNRTPGAFLNQATHPRSLDHFEQEKTGDASRKKAHEFKTMLERENLHLKILETKDGTHDVTVEPRGGAWRGHYQKPAHTKNNLAIDILVETLLNTRPNHPTTQLAPPSTAPGITLDPWTPLPHPHTNNGNLTHNTSNARQTDPLPDTPPPPQTPPTETHRETETTPTEPETTTLQVRGSERARRFEIGLLVPVNPDTSTAYIPDAGPITAKAGFDYLNELLDNDVLVKYKRIFTSATTGEILAMDSRSRLFPKALAELVRLRDRTCRGPYCDAPITHIDHIQRHAQGGPTTLTNAQGLCARCNLAKEALTVTLANTETTASTSTIGVTRKSWTRSGAT, from the coding sequence ATGACCGCGACAGTCACCGAGCACAACGCCACCACTTCACGCGCTTCAATTGTCGCGAGCTTGGATGCCCCGACCCGCACGGACGTGCTGAACCTTCTCCTTGCCCGCTCCGAGGGTTGGCAGGCCTCGCTGACGGGCATGCTCGAAGCCTTCCCCACGGCACTCACATCCAATAATTCCCATGCCGCCGCTCCGGCTCACCCGGCAACGACGCCCGCGCGTGTCCTTGACGGTCCGGATCTCCTTATCCGCCTGGACGTGCTGGAGTCGTTGACTCGGATCGCCGAACTAACCGAAGCAGTCAAAGCGCACATTCTCACCGAGCTCGACGAGACCGACGGGATCGGCCACCTCTCCAGCAAAGAGATCGCTACCAACACCACCAGTGCCCCCTCCCGCACGGAGCCTTGCGAGCGTTCTGCCGCCGCTGCCGCTGCCCAGAGCACGAGCGAGGATGCTGCCGGGGTTGATCCGTCTGCGGGCCTAGATTCCCTCAGTGACAAGGATCGGGCACGAGTGTTCGCTGTGCGGCGGGCTCTCGCGCATGAGGTGTCGTTGATCCTCAAACAATCCCCTTACGCGACGAGCGTCGAGATTGCCCGCGCACGAATGCTCACGAAGAATCTGCCGACGCTCCTTTCGAACCTTGAACAAGGCCGCATCTCCATCAACGAAACCCACGCGATCACGAACAGCCTGCGCGATGCCACAAGCACCCACGCACAGATGTTGGATGCGCCGATTGCACGGGAGTTGGAACGCTCCCCACACGCCGGAAAATCCCACTGGCGCAACTACACCAGTACCGCCCTCCTGTCTCTTGATCCTCAAACCGCGCTGGAGCGGGAAAAGAAAGCGTTCACCACACGCCGCCTCACGTTGAGAACCTTACGCAACGGCATGAGCAGCCTCACCCTCACCCTGCGCACCCTCGACGCCACACGCATCCACGACCTGCTCACCCACCACGCCGCCCGCGCCTACAACACCCTCAACCAACACGAAATCACCACCGCCAAACGCAAAGTCCACAACCACGCCCAACACACCACCACCAAACTCCACTCGCTCCTCGAAAACGGCGACTTCACCCTCCACCACCTCACAAACACCCCACACACCCCCGAAAGCTTCAACGCTTTCAACCGCACACCAGGAGCCTTCCTCAATCAGGCCACTCATCCCAGATCGCTTGACCATTTCGAACAGGAAAAAACAGGCGACGCTTCCCGCAAGAAAGCACACGAATTCAAAACCATGCTTGAACGGGAAAATCTCCACCTCAAAATTTTAGAAACCAAAGACGGAACACACGACGTGACCGTAGAGCCACGTGGTGGGGCATGGCGAGGCCACTACCAAAAACCCGCGCACACGAAAAACAACCTCGCTATCGACATCCTCGTCGAGACCCTCCTCAACACACGCCCCAACCACCCCACCACACAGCTCGCACCACCCAGCACCGCCCCAGGCATCACCCTCGACCCCTGGACACCACTACCCCACCCCCACACCAACAACGGGAACCTCACCCACAACACCAGCAACGCCAGGCAAACAGACCCGCTACCAGACACTCCACCCCCACCACAAACACCACCAACAGAAACACACAGAGAAACCGAAACCACCCCAACCGAACCCGAGACCACCACCTTGCAGGTTCGGGGATCAGAGCGCGCCCGCAGGTTCGAAATCGGGCTACTCGTGCCCGTCAACCCCGATACCTCAACCGCCTACATCCCCGACGCCGGCCCCATCACCGCGAAAGCCGGATTCGACTACCTGAACGAACTGCTCGACAACGACGTCCTCGTCAAATACAAAAGGATCTTCACGAGCGCCACCACCGGTGAAATCCTCGCCATGGACTCCCGCTCCAGACTCTTCCCCAAAGCCCTCGCCGAACTCGTTCGCCTCAGAGACCGCACCTGCCGCGGCCCCTACTGCGACGCCCCCATCACCCACATCGACCACATCCAACGCCACGCCCAAGGAGGACCCACCACACTCACCAACGCCCAAGGCCTCTGCGCTCGCTGCAACCTCGCAAAAGAAGCCCTCACCGTCACACTCGCCAACACAGAAACCACCGCAAGCACAAGCACCATTGGGGTTACCCGCAAATCGTGGACACGTAGTGGAGCTACCTAG
- a CDS encoding GNAT family N-acetyltransferase codes for MATVTHFSDQQRFSATEGGVEAGYLEYDRESDGAVFVATHVVTDPEFRGRGIAGEVTAAAFEHARRHGVKVRPVCPYVQGWLEKNPEARDLVAE; via the coding sequence ATGGCTACCGTGACTCATTTTTCTGACCAACAGCGCTTCAGCGCCACGGAAGGTGGCGTGGAGGCTGGTTACCTCGAATACGACCGCGAGAGCGATGGCGCCGTGTTCGTCGCCACGCATGTCGTGACGGATCCGGAGTTTCGCGGGCGAGGCATCGCGGGCGAGGTGACCGCCGCGGCGTTCGAACATGCGCGCCGTCACGGCGTGAAGGTTCGTCCCGTGTGCCCCTACGTGCAGGGATGGCTTGAGAAGAACCCGGAAGCGCGCGACCTCGTTGCCGAGTAG
- a CDS encoding TetR/AcrR family transcriptional regulator — protein MDITRDHRFSHAAAHIADAALTVLVRDGFDALSVRTVAAQANVAPGTVQYHMGTRDELIAKAFVRSIQRQVHRAEEARQRATPATSLVEVLAELLPIGPEQREDAATWVIIGAAASTREWLAALYTAELNFFQEQTAAALDIAARSGQLREGITPARGARIVTALVNGLTLDSLNNPDATRNAIIADLEAGLALLRR, from the coding sequence ATGGACATCACGCGCGATCACCGCTTCAGCCATGCAGCTGCACACATCGCTGACGCCGCGCTCACCGTTCTCGTCCGCGACGGCTTCGATGCCCTCAGCGTCCGCACTGTCGCCGCACAGGCCAACGTCGCTCCCGGCACCGTGCAGTACCACATGGGTACCCGCGATGAACTAATCGCGAAAGCCTTCGTTCGGTCCATTCAGCGTCAGGTCCACCGCGCCGAGGAAGCGCGGCAACGCGCCACTCCAGCAACCTCCTTGGTCGAGGTACTCGCTGAGTTACTCCCCATCGGCCCGGAACAGCGCGAAGATGCGGCCACCTGGGTAATCATCGGCGCCGCCGCCTCAACGCGGGAGTGGCTCGCAGCGCTCTACACCGCGGAGCTGAACTTCTTTCAGGAACAAACCGCGGCAGCCCTCGATATCGCCGCGCGATCGGGTCAGTTGCGGGAGGGCATCACCCCGGCCCGCGGCGCCCGCATTGTCACCGCCCTCGTCAACGGGCTCACGCTCGACAGCCTGAACAACCCGGACGCGACTCGCAACGCCATCATCGCGGACCTCGAAGCGGGCCTGGCGCTGCTGCGCCGGTGA
- the dnaB gene encoding replicative DNA helicase — MSSALLEPGPDQGMDRLPPQDLGAEQGVLGGMMLSKDAIADVVEKLRSNDFYRPAHELIYEAIIDLYGRGEPADFVTVADALREKGNLEKVGGAPYLADLIDAVPTAANAGFYAEIVAERATLRRLVEAGTRIVQLGFAADGGEVDAAVNEAQAQVYSVTDRTKSEDYVKLSEVIEPTMDFIEMLQSRGGQVNGVPTGFAEFDELTQGLHSGQMIIFAGRPAMGKTTLGMDVMRSAAIHNGMASAIFSLEMDRQEIMMRIMAAEAQVPMSRLRDGTVDDQDWERLARATTRFMDAPLYIDDSANMTLMEIRAKCRRLKQKADLKLVVIDYLQLMSSGKRVESRQQEVSEFSRALKLLAKEIEVPVIAISQLNRGNEQRTDKKPMMSDLRESGSIEQDADLIVLIHREDYYEKESARAGEADLIVAKHRNGATKTIPVAFEGHYSRFKDMAQ; from the coding sequence ATGTCGAGCGCCCTTTTGGAGCCGGGTCCCGATCAGGGGATGGACCGCCTCCCGCCGCAGGATCTAGGTGCTGAGCAGGGCGTTCTTGGCGGCATGATGCTGTCGAAGGATGCGATCGCCGACGTCGTCGAGAAGCTCCGCAGCAACGACTTTTACCGCCCCGCGCACGAACTCATTTACGAGGCGATCATCGACCTTTACGGTCGCGGGGAGCCGGCCGACTTCGTGACGGTCGCCGATGCGCTGCGTGAGAAGGGCAACCTCGAGAAGGTTGGCGGAGCCCCGTACCTCGCCGATTTGATCGATGCGGTTCCGACGGCCGCCAACGCGGGGTTCTATGCCGAGATCGTCGCGGAGCGGGCCACGCTCCGTAGGCTCGTCGAGGCTGGCACGCGCATCGTGCAGCTTGGTTTCGCCGCGGATGGCGGCGAGGTTGATGCCGCCGTCAACGAAGCGCAGGCGCAGGTGTACTCGGTCACGGACCGCACGAAGTCCGAGGACTACGTGAAGCTTTCCGAAGTGATTGAGCCGACGATGGACTTCATCGAGATGCTCCAGTCCAGAGGCGGGCAGGTCAACGGCGTGCCCACGGGATTCGCGGAGTTCGATGAGCTGACCCAGGGCCTGCATTCCGGGCAGATGATCATCTTCGCGGGGCGCCCTGCGATGGGTAAGACGACTCTCGGCATGGACGTGATGAGGAGCGCCGCGATCCACAACGGGATGGCGTCGGCCATTTTCTCCCTGGAAATGGACCGCCAAGAGATCATGATGCGCATCATGGCTGCCGAAGCGCAGGTGCCGATGAGCCGCCTTCGCGACGGCACGGTGGATGATCAGGACTGGGAGCGCCTTGCGCGCGCCACGACTCGCTTCATGGATGCGCCGCTGTATATCGACGATTCGGCGAACATGACCCTCATGGAGATTCGCGCGAAGTGCCGTCGCCTCAAGCAGAAGGCGGATCTCAAACTGGTCGTGATCGACTACCTGCAGCTCATGAGCTCCGGTAAGCGCGTCGAATCGCGCCAGCAGGAGGTTTCGGAATTCTCGCGTGCGCTCAAGCTCCTCGCGAAGGAGATCGAGGTGCCCGTGATCGCGATTTCGCAGCTCAACCGCGGGAACGAACAGCGCACCGATAAAAAGCCCATGATGAGTGACCTTCGCGAATCCGGCTCGATTGAGCAGGATGCGGACCTCATCGTTCTCATCCACCGCGAGGACTACTACGAGAAGGAATCGGCCCGCGCGGGCGAGGCGGACCTCATCGTCGCGAAGCACCGCAACGGCGCAACGAAGACCATTCCCGTGGCGTTCGAGGGGCATTACTCGCGTTTCAAGGACATGGCGCAGTAG
- a CDS encoding spermidine synthase, giving the protein MPHIHLEVSDLDAALVDDLDWGGTILTIGGHEQSHVNPADPREIRYEYLRRIANVLDEGFEAGAPITILHLGAGALTLARYVQATRPGSMQLAVDIEPRLVTFVLENLPLPAGTRLEHRVGDALAQVRALSQEHAGSASASSGEVRRFHAAVLDVFSGKETAPHLATADFYGAALDVLDAEAEDPGVLLVNIGDDEPQRFLDAQARELHAACAERGYPEPWILTDTHVAHSRATGNSILVAGPLTAREDFVQIASRVRALGPHPAVVEPWRDVLGA; this is encoded by the coding sequence ATGCCGCACATCCACCTCGAGGTGAGCGACCTCGATGCCGCCCTGGTCGACGATCTCGACTGGGGCGGCACGATCCTCACGATCGGCGGGCACGAGCAGTCTCACGTCAATCCCGCCGATCCGCGAGAGATCCGCTACGAGTACTTGAGGCGCATCGCGAACGTTCTTGACGAAGGATTCGAGGCGGGCGCGCCGATCACCATTCTCCACCTCGGCGCGGGCGCGCTCACACTCGCGCGGTACGTGCAGGCCACGCGCCCGGGAAGCATGCAGCTCGCGGTCGACATCGAACCCCGCCTCGTCACGTTCGTGCTCGAGAACCTGCCTCTTCCAGCGGGCACGCGCCTCGAGCACCGCGTGGGCGATGCCCTCGCACAGGTGCGTGCACTCTCGCAAGAGCACGCGGGCTCCGCCTCCGCCTCGAGCGGCGAGGTCCGACGGTTCCACGCCGCCGTCCTCGATGTGTTCAGCGGGAAGGAGACCGCGCCTCACCTCGCAACGGCTGACTTTTACGGCGCCGCACTCGACGTGCTCGACGCGGAAGCTGAAGATCCGGGAGTGCTCCTCGTCAACATCGGCGACGACGAGCCCCAACGCTTCCTCGACGCGCAGGCGCGAGAGCTTCACGCCGCGTGCGCCGAGCGGGGCTACCCCGAGCCCTGGATCCTCACCGATACTCACGTCGCGCACTCCCGTGCGACGGGCAACTCGATTCTCGTGGCGGGCCCCCTCACGGCTCGCGAGGATTTTGTGCAGATTGCCTCGCGCGTACGAGCCTTAGGGCCCCATCCCGCTGTCGTGGAGCCGTGGCGGGACGTCCTCGGCGCTTAG
- a CDS encoding DsbA family protein: MTSPKTSHESALSRLVTTRRAALAAGGATAAVLLAACGNSGSKEGKQASDSGASDATPALPEPTQSAAVSVPFDESKPYLEFNPDSEGPVVELLVDYRCPHCKLFAEAQDKDIRELVEKGYINYRVYPRPMLDMRTGLSFSNDTASAVVASWVEDPKLFWDMNEAMFALQPESPEDHTPDTAEVAEAAVKAGASEEVKKAVLDEKYRDYVATIEEVGQERQVGTPTVYIDGEEWMGDGEQPGTLKVDLVKAIAAKAKK; the protein is encoded by the coding sequence ATGACCAGTCCCAAGACTTCACACGAATCGGCCCTCAGCCGCCTTGTCACGACCCGCCGCGCCGCGCTTGCCGCGGGAGGCGCAACCGCTGCCGTGCTCCTGGCCGCATGCGGAAACTCCGGGAGCAAGGAAGGCAAGCAAGCGTCGGATTCTGGCGCTTCCGACGCCACCCCCGCTCTGCCCGAGCCCACGCAGAGCGCTGCCGTTAGCGTGCCGTTCGACGAATCGAAGCCCTACCTCGAGTTCAACCCCGATTCCGAGGGGCCGGTCGTCGAGTTGCTCGTTGACTACCGCTGCCCTCACTGCAAGCTCTTTGCCGAGGCGCAGGATAAGGACATTCGCGAACTCGTCGAGAAGGGCTACATCAACTACCGCGTCTACCCGCGCCCGATGCTCGACATGCGCACCGGCCTCAGCTTCTCGAACGATACGGCGAGCGCTGTCGTCGCCTCGTGGGTCGAGGATCCGAAGCTGTTCTGGGACATGAACGAGGCGATGTTCGCCCTTCAGCCGGAATCGCCCGAGGATCACACGCCCGACACCGCGGAGGTGGCCGAGGCAGCCGTCAAGGCCGGTGCGAGCGAAGAGGTCAAGAAGGCAGTTCTCGACGAGAAGTACCGCGACTACGTCGCGACTATCGAAGAGGTCGGCCAGGAACGCCAGGTTGGCACCCCGACCGTGTATATCGACGGCGAGGAGTGGATGGGCGACGGCGAGCAGCCGGGAACGCTCAAGGTCGATCTCGTGAAGGCGATTGCCGCGAAGGCAAAGAAGTAA
- a CDS encoding protein kinase domain-containing protein: MSARSKRFIPIDVIAYSGTGEVWRAWDCEREDQCALKILGAGQLVPARRILEDSDGAFAHEHLLRPYALSEHESLIAMPLVSGGSLAEVVSLRGTLGESAALAVLTQMLEALATMHEAGWVHRRVGADTIMFREDRPPVFSVLAGMSAAIPAHEAAEFPVLDAATVENFRAPEVVLGSVDTAASDVYALAASILFALVGPSALNDTTVPAHLSPALARTLSAMLAESSDERPSAREALAQIPSVEPGSSALLSDGSPLEIVDLMPDIPEDFDPYEGEPPTVEPVPSPVPQRPPSAAIIEEVDDVEAPFDPPEPRMPPAVSLVPSSPDEHDVDIRTGKRGLGERARSYDRMTLVGWAAIIAGMTIAIGAGAFASLTLIGFL; this comes from the coding sequence GTGAGCGCGCGAAGCAAGCGTTTCATCCCGATCGATGTCATCGCCTACTCGGGCACGGGTGAGGTCTGGCGTGCATGGGATTGCGAGCGTGAGGATCAGTGCGCGCTCAAGATTCTGGGTGCCGGGCAGTTGGTCCCGGCGAGGCGGATACTCGAAGATTCCGACGGCGCCTTTGCCCACGAACACCTCCTTCGACCGTATGCGCTGAGCGAGCACGAGTCGCTCATCGCGATGCCTCTCGTCTCCGGCGGCTCACTCGCGGAGGTCGTAAGCCTTCGTGGCACACTCGGGGAATCAGCAGCTCTTGCAGTTCTCACGCAAATGCTCGAGGCTCTCGCCACGATGCATGAGGCAGGCTGGGTGCACCGCCGCGTGGGTGCCGACACGATCATGTTCCGCGAGGATCGCCCGCCCGTGTTTAGCGTTCTCGCAGGCATGAGCGCTGCGATCCCCGCCCACGAAGCCGCGGAGTTTCCCGTTCTCGACGCCGCGACCGTGGAGAACTTCCGCGCGCCCGAGGTTGTTTTGGGAAGCGTCGATACGGCCGCGAGTGATGTCTACGCCCTCGCCGCGTCGATCCTGTTCGCGCTCGTCGGTCCTTCCGCGCTCAACGACACCACGGTTCCTGCACATCTTTCCCCCGCGCTTGCGCGCACGCTTTCCGCGATGCTCGCCGAGAGCTCCGACGAGCGCCCGAGCGCGCGGGAGGCCCTCGCGCAGATCCCGAGCGTGGAGCCCGGTTCCTCGGCTCTTCTTTCCGACGGTTCCCCGCTAGAAATTGTGGACCTCATGCCGGATATTCCGGAGGATTTCGATCCGTACGAGGGGGAGCCGCCCACCGTTGAGCCGGTGCCGTCGCCCGTGCCGCAGCGGCCCCCAAGCGCCGCGATTATCGAAGAAGTGGATGACGTCGAGGCGCCGTTCGATCCGCCCGAACCACGGATGCCTCCCGCGGTTTCACTCGTGCCGTCGAGCCCGGATGAGCACGACGTCGATATTCGCACCGGAAAGCGCGGGCTGGGTGAGCGTGCGCGCAGCTATGACCGGATGACTCTCGTGGGGTGGGCCGCGATCATCGCGGGCATGACGATCGCGATCGGCGCTGGCGCCTTCGCCTCGCTCACGCTCATTGGCTTCCTGTAA
- a CDS encoding GAP family protein: protein MSLLSLVGLALVDSLSVGTLVIPLGLIIVWRGLKPRLFGTYLLTILIAYFGLGMTLLLGFTALSSFMAEASKSRGFTIVMLIVGILLAAYGILAPTPKQRDHTGDDSPQMTKLQTIASAPEAMVSLALGACVIEAATMLPYLAAVGIVESFDLPFTVKALIMAGYCIVMIVPALIAGVLARIMGPTITRTLTRWQPRLEYEAKVTLLWIAAIAGIIIAVNSFGALSRM from the coding sequence ATGTCGCTCCTTTCGCTGGTGGGGCTCGCCCTCGTCGATTCGCTGAGTGTGGGCACGCTCGTCATCCCACTGGGGCTCATCATCGTCTGGCGTGGGCTGAAGCCTCGCCTGTTTGGGACGTATTTGCTGACGATCTTGATCGCTTACTTTGGGCTCGGGATGACGCTGCTGCTCGGGTTCACAGCACTCTCCTCCTTCATGGCCGAAGCGAGTAAGAGCAGAGGTTTCACCATTGTCATGCTCATCGTCGGTATCCTCCTTGCCGCGTACGGCATTCTGGCCCCCACCCCGAAACAGCGCGATCACACCGGCGACGACAGTCCGCAGATGACCAAGTTGCAGACCATCGCATCCGCTCCAGAGGCGATGGTGAGCCTTGCGCTGGGGGCTTGCGTCATCGAAGCCGCCACGATGCTGCCCTACCTTGCCGCCGTCGGCATCGTCGAATCCTTCGACTTGCCCTTTACCGTGAAGGCACTCATCATGGCCGGGTACTGCATCGTCATGATCGTGCCCGCACTCATTGCTGGCGTGCTGGCGCGCATCATGGGACCCACCATCACCCGCACCCTGACGCGCTGGCAACCCCGCCTTGAATACGAGGCCAAGGTCACACTGTTGTGGATCGCCGCGATCGCCGGCATCATCATCGCCGTGAACAGCTTCGGTGCTCTGTCGCGCATGTGA
- a CDS encoding IS3 family transposase (programmed frameshift), with protein sequence MFIVSQQRKKYTPEYRREAANLVIESRRPIAHVAKKIGVSAGLLGRWVKLERERRGASDGMSEADLRAENARLRRELAEAKMDNEFLFKSDSLLRCEATRAEKFELMQQEKANYSIKRMARLLKVSRSGYYKWAHTQQKRLSGEDDRAAFYDDVDRKIHRIWKDSDEVYGAPRITAELAERYHIALNRKTVAKRMCMMGIEGISPRAFVPVTTIQAKRKSTLPDLVKRMFDTGELNRVWMSDITYLRTGEGWLYLCAVRDGHSRRVLGWAMDSVQDTSLVERALRMAHTLRGDVPDGLVFHADRGAQFTSEQLWEVCRSLSIAQSVGRTGVCFDNAMAESFWSTLKTEFYDRKRWTTRDAARKAVAYWIEVVYNRRRRHSALGMVSPVDFENQIGLITSRKGIAA encoded by the exons ATGTTCATTGTGAGTCAACAGCGCAAGAAGTACACGCCGGAGTATCGGCGTGAAGCCGCGAACCTGGTAATAGAGTCGCGGCGTCCGATTGCTCATGTGGCTAAGAAGATTGGTGTGTCCGCCGGGCTTTTAGGCCGGTGGGTCAAACTCGAGCGTGAGCGCCGAGGAGCATCAGATGGGATGAGCGAGGCTGATCTTCGTGCTGAGAATGCTCGTCTTCGTCGGGAGCTGGCTGAAGCCAAGATGGATAACGAGTTTTTGT TCAAAAGCGACAGCCTTCTTCGCTGCGAAGCAACGCGAGCAGAAAAGTTCGAATTGATGCAGCAGGAGAAGGCGAACTACAGCATCAAGCGCATGGCACGGCTTTTAAAAGTGTCTCGGTCTGGATACTACAAATGGGCCCATACGCAGCAGAAGCGACTATCGGGCGAAGATGATCGTGCAGCATTTTACGATGATGTTGACCGCAAGATTCACCGGATTTGGAAAGACTCCGATGAGGTTTATGGTGCGCCGCGGATCACCGCAGAACTTGCCGAGCGCTACCACATTGCGCTTAACCGTAAGACTGTGGCTAAACGGATGTGCATGATGGGGATTGAGGGGATTTCACCGCGGGCCTTTGTCCCGGTGACAACGATTCAAGCTAAGCGTAAGTCCACGCTTCCTGACCTGGTCAAGCGCATGTTTGATACTGGTGAGCTCAACCGGGTGTGGATGTCAGATATTACCTACTTGCGCACCGGTGAAGGCTGGTTGTACTTGTGCGCGGTCCGCGATGGCCATTCCCGCCGGGTGCTGGGCTGGGCTATGGATAGCGTTCAAGATACTTCCCTGGTCGAGCGAGCCCTGCGGATGGCGCACACGTTGCGTGGTGACGTTCCTGATGGGCTGGTGTTTCACGCTGACCGCGGAGCTCAATTCACTAGCGAGCAGCTCTGGGAGGTTTGCCGCAGCCTGAGCATTGCTCAGTCCGTGGGGCGTACTGGTGTGTGCTTCGATAACGCGATGGCTGAGTCGTTCTGGTCGACGCTTAAAACCGAGTTCTACGACCGTAAGCGCTGGACGACCCGTGATGCTGCACGCAAGGCCGTTGCCTACTGGATTGAAGTCGTCTACAACCGTCGACGCCGACATTCCGCACTCGGTATGGTCAGCCCCGTCGACTTTGAGAACCAAATTGGTCTAATCACTAGCAGAAAAGGAATAGCTGCCTAA